The Deinococcus sp. Leaf326 genome includes the window TCCAGACTTTTCTCTGCTTTCCCATGGTGATCTCCAGTCTGCTCGTCCCTCGCATCACAAGGGTCAGGTTCTGGAAGTCATCTCTGGAGCATTACCGGCTGGTCTAGATACTCGTCCAGGCGATCAAAGCGCGCCTCCCAGAGTTGTCGATACGCTGCGAGCCACTGGTCGAGTTCCCGGAACGGTTCGGCGCGCAGGTGGCAGATGCGGCGGTTGGCGACTGCCTCCACGTTCACCATGCCTGCATCCACCAGTACACGGACATGTTTGGATGCTTGGGGCTGACGCAACCCCAAGCGCGCAGCAATCTCGCCGACCGTGAGCGATTCTTGGAGCAGCAACTCTACGATGTGTAGACGGTGTGGCTCGGCCAGTGTGCTCATGATGGCGGTGTTCATCAGAATATCCTCCTTTGCCCCGGACGGAGGCAGGCATAACTAGAATATACTACTAGAGGAATATTCTTGTAAAGGCATATTAAGAGTATCTGGAATACAGCATCCCTATCCCCTCCCCGCCGCTCCCCGCAGACCGTCCCTTTATCAAGTTCAGCAGGAGTAAAACTGCAAGCGTTTTAGATCAAAAGCCGCCTCCCAGTTCCAGAGCGCCCCTACGCAGGGGGCATTTTAGGACCGTCGGAATCGCTCCGCTTTGTACTCCTCCAACACCTTC containing:
- a CDS encoding helix-turn-helix transcriptional regulator, which encodes MNTAIMSTLAEPHRLHIVELLLQESLTVGEIAARLGLRQPQASKHVRVLVDAGMVNVEAVANRRICHLRAEPFRELDQWLAAYRQLWEARFDRLDEYLDQPVMLQR